A segment of the Roseofilum capinflatum BLCC-M114 genome:
GATAGAGAGTAATCCCAGAATCGCTGTCCCCCCCAACAGTTGTTTATTTAACCGGAGAATGCGTGTAATCTTGTCCATGGCTTCTGAGTCTTTGTTAACCCAATTTCCCTATGATAATATTGCTCTCCTATGGGGCGCTACCCGTTATTTATGTCATAGAAACCCCACCCAAGTCGCGCACGGAAGCCTTCGCCATGACTACCGAGTGGATCGCGATCGCTTCATTCTACTGTGTTCCATTCGCAATGACTGGACTTGATATCCATGGGTCGTGCATGTCTATAATCGAGAAGGTAAGGATTACGATCGGCGCGATCGAAGAGTGGGTAAGGTTAGAGGAGATTCCATGATTTCAGCCTTGGGTTTAGATATCGGTCAGAAACGGATTGGGGTGGCGGGATGCGATCGCCTCGGATTACTCGCCACCCCCCTCACCACCATCGATCGCCAGTCTTTTGAGCAAGATATTGCCCTCCTCAAGCCAATCATTGCCGAGCGAGAGGTGAGTATTTTAATCGTCGGCTTACCCTATCTCATGGATGGCCAACTCGGCACGCAAGCTCAACAAGTCCAACAGTATGGCGATCGCCTCCAGAATACCCTCAAATTACCCATCGAGTATATCGATGAGCGCTTTACCTCCGTGGAAGCCACGGAAATACTGGTCTCCCGAAAACGCTCCCCCTCTCGCAATAAGAACTTAATTGATGCCCAAGCTGCCGCCTTAATTTTGCAGCGCTGGCTAGACGATCGCTCCTAACCCATTCCCCATTCCCCACTCCCTATTCCCCACTCCCCATTCCCCATTCCCCATTCCCTATTCCCCATTCCCCCATTCCCCCATTCCCCCATTCCCCCATTCCCCATTACCGCGCGAAGCACTGTATGATGAAAGGTTGAAGTAAATCCCCAATCATCTTGGTAAATAGGACGTAACCCCATGGATCAAGAAGCAATGGAGAATGATCCCCTAACTGTATTCTTAGCTGATGCCAAGGGAAAGGAATTAGAATGTACAATTGAATATTCCTTTACCCATGAAAACGAAAACTATTTGGTTTTATTACCCAAAGATACTCCAGTAGAGATTTTTGTCTGGCAAACGTCTGGCGATCAGGAAGACTTGGTTGCTGTAGAAGATGAATCGGCGATCGATGAACTCTTTAGCCTAGCTAAGGCAGTTTTATCTGAACAAAATCTGAAGCTCAAACCCACGGGGATCACCCTAACAGTAGAAGGAGAGATCCCAGATCTAGAGGAAGAAGACGACGATGAAGAGATCGATTCTAATGTAGAATCGTTTCAGTTATTGGCCAGCTTCTATTTTGGCGAACATGAGTATGAAATTTCTACACCTTTAGATCCGCTATTTTTATTAGCGAAAATGAACGACAATGGCAAAGCCCAAGAACTGTCTGCCTCTGACCTCAAATCCATTGAACATTTATTACCAGAGATTGAACAAAATTTAGAAGAACAGATCTTAAATGCTCTGGACTAATTGAGAGAATGGGGAGAGAAAAGATAAACACACTTCCCAGGGTGCAGCAGTAGCAAACCATGCAATATTTCACCAGTTATGACAACCGGCAATTCACGAATCACTAAGTGGTTCTTTTATTTGATTCTTTTTCCCGTCGTTGTGGGCTTTTTTGGGTGGCAAGGATGGCGGTGGTGGAGTTGGGCAATTAGTCCTGTCCTTTCTCCGAGTGCCGATCGCGCAGAAAACCAAGTGTTAGTCGAAATTGCCCTGGGAACTTCGGGACAACAAATTGGTGCGGATTTAGCCGATCTAGAACTGATTCGCTCAGAGCAAGCCTGGACGATTTGGATGAAATGGCTCAGATTACAGGCTAAACTCAAACCTGAGTTAGAGGGCCAGTTCCAAGCAGGAACCTATCAGTTGTCCCCCACCCAGTCCTTACCGGAAATTGCAGCTCAGATTCGTTCTGGGACTGTGATACAAGCGACTTATACCATTCCTGAAGGCTGGACGTTAGCCCAAATGGGGGATTATTTTGAAGCCCAAGGATTTTTTAGTGCTGAAGAGTTTTTAGAAGCGGTTAACCAGGTTTCTCCTCAAGATTATCCTTGGTTACCGACTGTGCCGAAATTGGAAGGGTTTTTATTCCCGGATACTTATCAGATTTCGGGCGATCGGGTGAGCGCAGATCG
Coding sequences within it:
- the ruvX gene encoding Holliday junction resolvase RuvX gives rise to the protein MISALGLDIGQKRIGVAGCDRLGLLATPLTTIDRQSFEQDIALLKPIIAEREVSILIVGLPYLMDGQLGTQAQQVQQYGDRLQNTLKLPIEYIDERFTSVEATEILVSRKRSPSRNKNLIDAQAAALILQRWLDDRS
- a CDS encoding DUF3727 domain-containing protein; this encodes MDQEAMENDPLTVFLADAKGKELECTIEYSFTHENENYLVLLPKDTPVEIFVWQTSGDQEDLVAVEDESAIDELFSLAKAVLSEQNLKLKPTGITLTVEGEIPDLEEEDDDEEIDSNVESFQLLASFYFGEHEYEISTPLDPLFLLAKMNDNGKAQELSASDLKSIEHLLPEIEQNLEEQILNALD
- the mltG gene encoding endolytic transglycosylase MltG; this encodes MTTGNSRITKWFFYLILFPVVVGFFGWQGWRWWSWAISPVLSPSADRAENQVLVEIALGTSGQQIGADLADLELIRSEQAWTIWMKWLRLQAKLKPELEGQFQAGTYQLSPTQSLPEIAAQIRSGTVIQATYTIPEGWTLAQMGDYFEAQGFFSAEEFLEAVNQVSPQDYPWLPTVPKLEGFLFPDTYQISGDRVSADRVVQQMLTQFERVALPLYEEAKQQTDLSLLEWVTLASIVEKESVVAQERGVISGVFHNRLETGMTLGADPTVEYGLGIKQTPDQPLTLKDVNTPNPYNTYLNPGLPPTPIAAPGKASLEATLYPQTTEYLYFVARYDGTHIFSRTLDEHNRAINQVAQQR